From a region of the Lactuca sativa cultivar Salinas chromosome 4, Lsat_Salinas_v11, whole genome shotgun sequence genome:
- the LOC111906267 gene encoding uncharacterized protein LOC111906267, translating into MRPVGELAISSSSWLPTSHNSVPTSPSFTSSSSSRPVYMNYALLSALAAFALAQSIKVFTTWFREHRWDLKQLIGSGGMPSSHSATVTALAVAVGLQDGLGGSSFATALIIACIVMYDATGVRLQAGRQAEVLNQIVYELPAEHPLAESIPLRELLGHTPPQVIAGGLLGTMTATIIYLISYSGSSA; encoded by the exons ATGAGACCAGTAGGTGAATTGGCAATTTCATCATCTTCATGGTTGCCGACATCCCACAATTCAGTCCCAACCTCACCGTCGTTCACTTCTTCCTCATCTTCGCGGCCTGTTTATATGAACTATGCTTTACTCTCTGCACTCGCTGCTTTCGCTCTTGCGCAGTCCATTAAGGTCTTCACCACCTG GTTTAGGGAACATCGTTGGGATCTTAAGCAACTCATCGGATCTGGTGGCATGCCTTCATCCCATTCTGCAACAGTCACTGCTCTTGCGGTTGCTGTTGGTTTACAAGATGGCCTTGGTGGTTCTTCCTTCGCAACTGCACTCATCATAGCTTGTATT GTAATGTATGATGCAACTGGTGTAAGATTGCAAGCTGGGCGTCAAGCAGAG GTTTTGAATCAAATCGTATACGAACTTCCAGCTGAACATCCTTTAGCTGAGAGCATACCTTTACGTGAACTTCTTGGGCACACCCCTCCTCAG GTTATTGCTGGTGGGTTGCTGGGCACGATGACAGCAACAATCATTTACTTGATCTCTTATTCTGGTAGTTCTGCTTGA
- the LOC128133356 gene encoding elongator complex protein 4-like, whose product MATGKVRTSSFSKNFPAAPTSSVPGLKYGPNGTIFLSSGIPDLDKILGGGFHLGSLVMIMEDTEAPHHMLLLRTFMSQGLVHNQPVLYASPIKNPRAFLGTLPITLVPKDDKSRNTDAEQKDLRIAWQYKKYLGENKQHNEERGNFVSFYPLWGFLMGNRVECFSLLDCSNLDGFRDSCSKFISQFPKYDGNITSIGRIAIQSF is encoded by the exons ATGGCTACTGGCAAAGTCCGGACAAGCAGTTTCTCAAAGAACTTTCCAGCTGCACCTACCTCTTCTGTCCCTGGTCTCAAGTATGGACCAAATGGAACAATCTTTCTTTCATCAGGCATACCGGATCTTGATA AGATTTTAGGTGGGGGATTCCATTTAGGAAGTCTGGTAATGATCATGGAAGACACTGAAGCACCTCATCATATGCTTTTGTTAAGGACTTTCATGTCTCAGGGACTAGTACACAACCAACCTGTTCTTTATGCAAGCCCAATCAAAAACCCTAGAGCCTTTCTTGGAACCTTGCCAATTACTTTAGTCCCCAAAGATGACAAATCTCGTAACACTGATGCAGAACAG AAGGATTTGCGGATTGCTTGGCAATATAAGAAGTACCTTGGGGAAAATAAGCAACATAACGAGGAGCGAGGTAATTTTGTATCTTTTTATCCATTGTGGGGATTTTTA ATGGGAAACCGTGTGGAGTGTTTTAGCCTTTTAGATTGTTCAAATCTTGATGGATTCCGAGATAGTTGTTCAAAGTTCATATCTCAATTTCCAAA GTATGATGGAAATATCACAAGTATAGGAAGAATTGCTATCCAATCATTTTGA